A region of Clarias gariepinus isolate MV-2021 ecotype Netherlands chromosome 25, CGAR_prim_01v2, whole genome shotgun sequence DNA encodes the following proteins:
- the gadd45aa gene encoding growth arrest and DNA-damage-inducible, alpha, a: MTFEELNGDCTSVERMDSVSKALEEVLTSALLRGWVTIGVYETAKALNVDPDNVVLCILATDDEDVKDVALQIHFTLIQAFCCENDINILRVNNTRRLAKILGGPAKQGGEQMDLHCILVTGPRASTWNNQALWKVQRFCHESRCMDQWVPIINLPER; encoded by the exons ATGACATTTGAAGAACTGAACGGAGACTGTACTTCTGTCGaaag GATGGATTCTGTGTCTAAAGCCCTTGAGGAAGTCCTGACTTCTGCTCTGCTTCGAGGCTGGGTTACAATCGGAGTTTATGAGACTGCCAAAGCGCTGAATGT AGACCCCGATAACGTCGTGCTGTGCATCCTGGCCACGGACGACGAGGATGTGAAGGACGTCGCCTTGCAGATCCACTTCACACTAATCCAGGCGTTCTGCTGCGAAAATGACATCAACATCCTGCGGGTGAACAACACCAGGCGCCTCGCCAAGATCCTGGGAGGACCCGCGAAGCAGGGAGGCGAGCAGATGGACCTGCACTGCATCCTGGTCACG GGCCCACGTGCTTCTACATGGAACAACCAGGCGCTCTGGAAAGTGCAGCGCTTCTGCCACGAGAGCCGCTGCATGGACCAGTGGGTCCCCATCATCAACCTCCCCGAACGATGA